Proteins encoded together in one Streptomyces sp. TLI_171 window:
- the paaI gene encoding hydroxyphenylacetyl-CoA thioesterase PaaI has product MGSSRIEALFERDRACRQAGITLDEVTGGRAVARMKVTEEMANAHGIGHGGYVFLLADAAFSYACNSYGPVALAQGAQISFLAPAQIGDELVAEAVERTRAGRQGVYDVTVRTAAGAVVAEFRGQSVLVAGVPHGVPPTG; this is encoded by the coding sequence GTGGGAAGTTCCAGGATCGAGGCACTGTTCGAACGCGACCGGGCCTGTCGTCAGGCGGGAATCACGCTCGACGAGGTGACCGGAGGCCGCGCGGTGGCCCGGATGAAGGTCACCGAGGAGATGGCCAACGCGCACGGCATCGGCCACGGCGGGTACGTCTTCCTGCTCGCCGACGCCGCGTTCTCCTACGCCTGCAACAGCTACGGGCCGGTGGCGCTCGCGCAGGGCGCGCAGATCAGCTTCCTGGCGCCCGCGCAGATCGGCGACGAGCTGGTCGCCGAGGCCGTCGAGCGGACCAGGGCGGGCCGGCAGGGCGTCTACGACGTGACGGTGCGGACCGCCGCGGGCGCCGTGGTCGCCGAGTTCCGCGGGCAGAGCGTGCTGGTCGCGGGGGTTCCGCACGGGGTCCCGCCCACCGGCTGA